A genome region from Bemisia tabaci chromosome 3, PGI_BMITA_v3 includes the following:
- the Rpt6 gene encoding 26S proteasome regulatory subunit 8: protein MPDAFEMEVDEPKKVKGDGLKFYFVTKIEELELIVAEKSQNLRRLQAQRNELNAKVRLLREELQLLQEQGSYVGEVVKPMDKKKVLVKVHPEGKFVVDIDKNIDINDVTPNSRVALRNESYTLHKILPNKVDPLVSLMMVEKVPDSTYEMVGGLERQIREIKEVIELPVKHPELFDALGIAQPKGVLLYGPPGTGKTLLARAVAHHTECTFIRVSGSELVQKFIGEGSRMVRELFVMAREHAPSIIFMDEIDSIGSSRIESGSGGDSEVQRTMLELLNQLDGFEATKNIKVIMATNRIDILDPALLRPGRIDRKIEFPPPNEEARLDILRIHSRKMNLTRGIQLRKIAVLMPGASGAEVKGVCTEAGMYALRERRIHVTQEDFEMAVAKVMQKDSEKNMSIKKLWK from the exons ATGCCGGACGCCTTCGAG atGGAGGTTGACGAACCTAAGAAAGTCAAAGGAGATGGATTGAAGTTCTATTTTGTCACCAAAATCGAAGAGCTGGAGCTGATAGTAGCTGAAAAGAGTCAAAATCTGCGTCGGTTACAGGCTCAGCGTAATGAGTTGAATGCCAAAG TTCGTCTTCTCCGGGAAGAGTTACAGTTACTACAAGAACAAGGCTCCTATGTAGGAGAAGTCGTGAAACCTATGGACAAGAAGAAAGTTCTTGTCAAAGTACATCCTGAGGGAAAATTCGTCGTCGATATTGATAAGAATATTGATATCAACGATGTCACACCCAACTCTCGAGTTGCTCTGAGGAATGAGAGCTACACGCTTCACAAAATTCTTCCTAACAAG GTTGATCCTCTTGTTTCTCTCATGATGGTAGAAAAAGTTCCTGACTCGACGTATGAAATGGTTGGTGGTTTGGAACGACAAATTAGGGAAATTAAAGAAGTCATTGAACTGCCTGTGAAACACCCTGAATTGTTTGATGCCCTTGGTATCGCTCAGCCGAAAGGTGTTCTCCTCTATGGACCTCCTGGAACAG GTAAAACCCTTCTAGCAAGGGCTGTCGCTCATCATACAGAGTGTACTTTTATCCGAGTGTCAGGTTCTGAATTAGTACAAAAGTTCATCGGAGAAGGATCCAGAATGGTTAGAGAGCTCTTCGTCATGGCCAG AGAGCATGCACCAAGTATTATCTTCATGGACGAAATCGATTCTATTGGGTCATCCAGGATAGAATCAGGAAGTGGTGGTGACTCAGAAGTGCAGCGTACTATGttggaattgttgaatcagcttGATGGTTTTGAAGctactaaaaatattaag gtCATCATGGCAACAAACCGTATTGATATCCTAGATCCAGCTCTACTACGCCCTGGGCGTATCGACCGCAAGATCGAATTCCCGCCACCAAATGAGGAAGCCCGTTTGGATATTCTACGTATTCACTCACGGAAGATGAACCTTACTCGTGGTATACAATTAAGAAAAATTGCTGTGTTGATGCCTGGAGCCTCTGGTGCTGAAGTTAAG GGTGTTTGTACGGAAGCTGGAATGTACGCCCTAAGAGAAAGACGTATTCATGTTACGcaagaagattttgaaatgGCAGTTGCAAAGGTCATGCAGAAAGACTCTGAGAAGAACATGTCTATCAAGAAACTGTGGAAGTAA
- the Ubc7 gene encoding ubiquitin-conjugating enzyme E2 G2: MSGSALRRLMAEYKQLTLNPPEGIIAGPINEENFFEWEALITGPDGTCFEGGVFPAKLVFPSDYPLSPPKMQFTCEMFHPNIYTDGKVCISILHAAGDDPMGYESSAERWSPVQSVEKILLSVVSMLAEPNDESGANVDAAKMWRENREEFNKIAQRIVRKTLGIPT; this comes from the exons ATGTCAGGTTCAGCTTTAAGAAGATTAATGGCCGAATACAAGC AGCTGACGTTAAATCCACCAGAAGGTATCATTGCTGGTCCCATTAACGAAGAAAACTTTTTTGAGTGGGAAGCTCTTATCAC gGGCCCAGATGGTACCTGTTTTGAAGGTGGAGTTTTTCCAGCAAAATTAGTGTTCCCATCTGACTATCCTCTGAGCCCtccaaaaatgcaatttacatGTGAAATGTTTCATCCAAATA TTTACACAGATGGAAAAGTTTGCATATCAATTCTGCATGCTGCTGGAGATGACCCGATGGGTTACGAATCGAGTGCTGAAAGGTGGAGTCCGGTGCAGAGTgtcgaaaaaatattattgtCCGTTGTTAGTATGTTAGCAG AACCGAATGATGAGAGTGGTGCAAATGTAGATGCAGCAAAAATGTGGCGTGAAAATAGAgaagaatttaataaaatagcCCAACGAATAGTTAGGAAAACTCTAGGCATTCCTACGtaa
- the LOC109031132 gene encoding uncharacterized protein, protein MPPISGKMNALQQDWLVKVSKDDFESIAKDIQNFVKKKENQAFACKCLLTCSKLAFNEKCSSPDALFTVTKACCDAIVLDTTDQQKLINALYHITKYLLVENLLEEAMLISGNVIKVWKTKANGWSSSEENTVMAFLHSFSKHLMNINITQDLDTLVSLKNKASALNLWSHVLTLCLSLNRKPLADMLVILVNLAIKFHNLEKEKTSAFLLACLQSLLTLSENISAEKIKLDELVLSRILQVYRRIVINYMSIENGSKLRESVLSVLDKLKKVFVCGAEQVSYIQFCEKIVQFVNRSMLDLSLDAKLLKDCQTMMNKWSNESKLSYDSSYFMNGILLKLGSSWTKREPKLPGALFSPLIKLVLKSHMFLDGNRMEICSEKCAMNCDESTILQSKCLPLNWLMIFYNQNPDKNETSIKFWTSIYKDLETLLAETQDFILKLSEANCPRLSKLFQYALPYFLNGISGFARSAQYQSAYTLTVSMLQNFVKLPSIFLEENFTGKLFVKALSLINCCCYNLGQYATPLSIISAWALILPSQRKTLFRLWTNFKLDVFRSKEKKLEASVWHVLTFNASSIKKLWNAPDLSPECAGSLLIEEMKAYCKHNLPYCEPFFAVFEACRKLKLSPHQEAIILCLLVRALAHDVSSIKKLAPILDKVKEIETQLCGLKKKSETKEKLKINILLGCLIVARSCCLILKIRSQNEGELNSQCMVVEQPKSDEPGTEVNPNDSCAVTPSLSFMKIDSHQQLFDLLDEGVKYLSTAASTKVLESISFDSCLYFDSLVDAAHIYKIYGYEISEYTTWELGFKVCSILKQNEGTIISMANILGLRSTVSAKWLAHTETLVQALDENETALKYQYFLACIRNNFLKQEYDTVNDLFQRVDTKELKKAHKLLYAEYYILLSKCFFNPDISPINCAVEAYICLAAHVKKKDWSNFTESCKLNSLLFEATLNIGDNFLDLMLPRETRSCLKAQLRLAQKLALPLRLAQVLVQLTWVDIMCCNKNDARLKIQTLEEILLLPMRVSNLVPVKTGSRRTKLIKVEQPDFLKHENCQCFVCASSLCQHVILETIRLQAAFTNLNPEFRNYCMDFLKCAQNMLSKICRNRKEEWMQLSEIKLFIQYIDYLTLVKSFKEATKISEKISVFVSSFPDAHPCNKILKQDMFEQIVSLNRAETEQLKTV, encoded by the exons ATGCCACCcatatcagggaaaatgaatGCTCTTCAGCAAGATTGGTTGGTGAAGGTTTCCAAAGACGATTTTGAATCCATCGCCAAAGATATACAG aattttgtgaaaaagaaggaaaatcaagcATTTGCTTGCAAGTGCCTTCTTACTTGTAGCAAACTAGCCTTCAATGAGAAGTGCTCGTCCCCAGATGCTTTGTTCACTGTGACAAAAGCTTGTTGTGACGCTATAGTTCTTGATACAACGGATCAACAGAAGTTAATAAATGCTCTTTATCACATCACCAAATATCTTTTAGTGGAG aaCTTATTGGAGGAAGCTATGTTAATCAGTGGAAATGTTATCAAAGTATGGAAAACAAAAGCAAATGGCTGGTCTAGTAGTGAAGAAAATACAGTGATGGCTTTTCTTCATAGTTTTTCTAAGCATTTGATGAACATAAATATCACGCAAGATCTTGACACACTGGTCAGCCTCAAAAATAAGGCTTCAGCTCTGAATCTGTGGTCGCACGTATTAACTCTTTGCCTCAGTCTGAACAGAAAACCTCTCGCAGATATGCTGGTTATTTTGGTCAATTTAGCCATAAAATTCCACAACTTAGAGAAGGAAAAAACATCTGCTTTTCTCCTTGCTTGTCTACAAAGTCTTTTGACTTTATCTGAAAATATCTCTGCTGAAAAGATAAAATTAGACGAACTTGTCCTGAGTCGCATTTTACAGGTTTATCGGCGAATCGTTATTAATTATATGTCAATTGAAAATGGGTCCAAGCTTAGAGAATCGGTACTGAGTGTGCTAGATAAGCTAAAAAAAGTATTCGTTTGTGGTGCAGAGCAAGTGAGCTACATTcagttttgtgaaaaaatcgtACAGTTTGTGAACCGATCCATGCTTGATCTAAGTTTAGATGCAAAGTTGCTGAAAGACTGTCAAACCATGATGAATAAGTGGAGCAATGAATCTAAATTATCCTATGATTCGTCTTATTTCATGAATGGAATCTTGTTGAAATTGGGATCATCATGGACTAAGAGGGAACCTAAACTTCCAGGAGCCCTCTTCTCGCCACTGATTAAGCTCGTCTTGAAAAGTCACATGTTTCTGGATGGCAATCGCATGGAGATATGCTCTGAAAAGTGTGCTATGAACTGCGATGAATCAACAATCCTGCAAAGTAAATGCCTTCCTCTCAACTGGTTGATGATTTTTTACAATCAGAATCCAGACAAAAATGAAACGTCTATAAAATTCTGGACAAGTATCTACAAAGATCTTGAAACTCTACTTGCAGAAACTCAAGATTTTATTCTTAAGCTATCTGAAGCGAATTGTCCTAGATTGTCAAAGCTTTTCCAGTATGCTTTACCGTACTTTTTAAATGGTATCAGCGGGTTTGCCCGATCAGCCCAGTACCAAAGTGCATATACCTTAACtgtttcaatgttgcaaaattttgttaagctaccatcaatatttttggaggaaaacttcactggaaaattaTTTGTCAAAGCACTGAGCCTTATAAATTGTTGCTGTTATAATTTAGGACAGTATGCAACTCCTTTAAGCATAATATCTGCATGGGCTCTCATTTTACCAAGTCAGAGAAAAACACTGTTTAGACTATGGACTAATTTTAAATTGGATGTTTTTCGGTCCAAGGAAAAGAAACTTGAAGCGTCTGTTTGGCATGTTTTGACTTTCAATGCAAGTAGTATCAAAAAGCTTTGGAATGCACCCGACTTATCTCCTGAATGTGCAGGTTCATTATTAATAGAGGAAATGAAAGCTTACTGTAAACATAATTTACCGTATTGTGAACCTTTCTTTGCTGTTTTTGAAGCATGTCGGAAACTCAAATTATCACCTCATCAGGAAGCCATCATTCTTTGCCTTTTGGTCCGTGCTCTTGCTCATGATGTATCCTCCATAAAGAAACTAGCACCCATCTTGGACAAAGTGAAAGAAATAGAGACTCAGTTATGTGGGCTCAAGAAGAAATCAGAaactaaagaaaaattgaaaatcaacatTCTTCTCGGCTGTTTAATTGTAGCCAGGTCCTGTTGCTTAATTCTGAAGATTCGCAgtcaaaatgaaggagaactcaaCAGTCAATGCATGGTGGTAGAGCAACCAAAAAGTGATGAACCAGGCACAGAAGTGAATCCAAACGATTCCTGCGCCGTAACCCCATCATTGTCTTTTATGAAAATAGATAGCCACCAGCAGCTTTTCGATTTGCTTGATGAAGGCGTGAAGTACCTCAGCACTGCAGCAAGCACTAAAGTTTTAGAAAGTATTTCATTCGACAGTTGTTTATATTTTGACAGCTTAGTTGATGCTGCTCATATCTATAAGATTTATGGTTATGAAATTTCGGAATACACCACCTGGGAGCTAGGATTCAAAGTTTGCAGCATCTTAAAGCAAAACGAGGGCACAATCATAAGTATGGCAAATATTCTTGGCTTAAGGTCAACTGTTAGTGCTAAGTGGTTGGCTCACACGGAAACGCTGGTGCAAGCCCTTGATGAGAACGAAACTGCCCTGAAATATCAATACTTCCTAGCCTGCATCAGGAATAATTTCTTGAAGCAAGAGTATGATACAGTCAATGATTTGTTCCAACGTGTTGACACTAAAGAGCTCAAGAAAGCTCACAAACTACTCTACGCTGAATATTATATCCTTCTTAGCAAGTGTTTTTTCAACCCAGATATTTCACCTATCAACTGCGCCGTAGAAGCTTACATATGTCTGGCAGCTCATGTGAAAAAGAAAGATTGGA GTAATTTCACAGAAAGCTGTAAGTTGAACTCTTTGCTGTTTGAGGCCACTCTAAATATCGGTGACAACTTTTTGGATCTCATGCTCCCCCGGGAGACGCGCTCTTGTTTGAAAgcacaactgagacttgctcaAAAACTCGCTTTACCACTAAG GTTAGCCCAGGTTCTAGTCCAGCTAACATGGGTGGATATAATGTGCTGCAACAAAAACGATGCAAGATTGAAGATTCAAACTTTGGAAGAAATCCTGCTGCTGCCCATGCGTGTTTCCAACTTAGTTCCTGTAAAGACGGGATCTCGGCGCACCAAGTTAATCAAAGTAGAGCAGCCTGATTTTCTGAAACATGAAAATTGCCAGTGCTTTGTGTGTGCCTCGTCACTGTGCCAGCATGTCATCTTAGAAACTATACGTCTGCAAGCTGCCTTTACCAACTTAAATCCTGAGTTTCGGAACTACTGCATGGATTTCTTGAAAT GTGCTCAAAACATGTTATCCAAAATCTGTCGGAATAGGAAAGAAGAATGGATGCAACTTAGTGAAATCAAGCTTTTCATTCAGTATATCGATTACCTGACTCTCGTCAAGAGCTTTAAAGAGGCGACCAAGATAAGTGAGAAAATATCTGTGTTTGTCTCCTCGTTCCCTGATGCTCACCCTTGCAATAAAATTCTGAAGCAGGACATGTTTGAGCAAATAGTCAGTCTGAACAGAGCTGAAACGGAGCAGTTGAAAACTGTCTAG